A stretch of Salarias fasciatus chromosome 23, fSalaFa1.1, whole genome shotgun sequence DNA encodes these proteins:
- the LOC115381519 gene encoding fetuin-B-like — translation MRAYLLLLCLALLQQEARSSPDPSDCSSPDAVRVAEEALQQINQDRTNGYIWGLNRLYDVFHSPDKEKGGVFYKLTIDVLETRCHIISRKPWKDCEVRSIGDIPVYGECEVSAHVDSEVKLQSYSCAIRQVPAIEVVGVCPDCPTADNLDEPIVKETANLSLQMFNKDSKLGNYFALESITRASSQWVVGPAYFVDFTIVETVCSKGTDPGELGSCPPMDCQFAHRGFCRGSHVTQEEMFEIRRPVGKKDSSFQNPVQVTCEIYEPKAATEEETVHAKADAEHTEYQHHNHTHLHPHEHTHSDTDSSSGATSKPPSSLGTVVEKPASPRSAPSARACPGPHRHRMGLDRLRL, via the exons ATGCGTGCGTACCTGCTGCTCCTATGTCTGGCTTTACTGCAGCAGGAGGCGAGGTCCAGTCCGGACCCGTCAGACTGCTCGAGTCCGGATGCAGTGAGGGTGGCAGAagaggctctgcagcagatcaACCAGGACAGGACAAACGGATACATCTGGGGCCTCAATAGACTTTATGATGTTTTTCACTCTCCAGACAAG GAGAAAGGTGGTGTGTTCTACAAATTAACCATTGATGTTTTGGAGACTAGATGCCACATAATAAGCAGAAAACCATGGAAAGACTGTGAAGTCAGGAGTATTGGAGACATCCCT GTGTATGGAGAGTGTGAGGTTTCTGCTCACGTTGACAGTGAAGTCAAACTCCAAAGCTATTCCTGTGCAATTCGACAAG TTCCTGCTATCGAAGTGGTGGGCGTGTGCCCGGACTGTCCCACAGCCGACAACTTGGACGAGCCCATCGTGAAGGAAACGGCCAACCTTTCCCTGCAGATGTTCAATAAGGACAGCAAGCTGGGGAACTACTTCGCTCTGGAGAGCATTACAAGAGCCAGTTCACAG TGGGTCGTTGGCCCTGCTTACTTTGTGGATTTCACCATCGTGGAGACAGTGTGTTCAAAGGGAACTGATCCCGGTGAACTGGGCAGCTGCCCCCCAATGGACTGTCAATTTGCT CACAGAGGCTTCTGCCGGGGCTCACATGTCACTCAAGAGGAGATGTTTGAAATCAGACGGCCGGTGGGGAAAAAAGACAGCTCGTTTCAGAATCCTGTACAAGTTACTTGTGAGATCTACGAACCCAAG GCTGCCACGGAGGAGGAGACGGTCCATGCCAAAGCAGACGCTGAGCACACTGAGTATCAGcaccacaaccacacacacctgcatcctcatgagcacacacactcggacACAGACAGCTCGAGCGGCGCCACGTCCAAGCCCCCGAGCTCGCTTGGTACTGTGGTGGAGAAGCCCGCCTCTCCCAGGTCGGCCCCGTCGGCCAGAGCCTGCCCAGGCCCCCACAGGCACAGGATGGGCCTGGATAGACTCCGGCTCTGA